In Streptomyces canus, one DNA window encodes the following:
- a CDS encoding sensor histidine kinase, with protein sequence MQRLYDFLRRHPTGVDVFWAVFLFGISLASEIARGESQGTESPLAIVPIVLLLCLVVALRRRMPERMLLLAIGLGVAQLVLDVETTSADFAFLVIVYTVAATGARWASRLALTIGLCAAPVAQLRWPNEHSGALGNVAIMIFQAVPFALAWVLGDSIRTRRAYFAQLEERNARLEKEREAQAKVAVAAERARIARELHDVVAHNVSVMVVQADGAAYVLDAAPDQAKKALETISSTGRQALAEMRRLLGVLRTGEHQEGGEYVPQPDVEQIEDLVEQCRGSGLPVDFKIEGTPRPLPSGVELTAYRIVQEALTNTRKHGGPNAGASVRLVYFDDGLGLLVEDDGKGAPHELYEEGGADGAGHGLIGMRERVGMVGGTLDAGPRPGGGFRISALLPLKPAH encoded by the coding sequence GTGCAGCGCCTCTATGACTTCCTCCGCAGGCACCCGACAGGGGTCGACGTCTTCTGGGCGGTCTTCCTGTTCGGGATCTCGCTCGCGAGCGAAATCGCCCGTGGGGAGTCCCAGGGGACCGAGTCCCCCTTGGCGATCGTTCCGATCGTCCTGCTGTTGTGCCTGGTGGTAGCGCTGCGCAGGCGGATGCCGGAGCGCATGCTGCTGCTGGCCATCGGGCTCGGCGTAGCGCAGCTCGTGCTGGACGTGGAGACCACGAGCGCCGACTTCGCCTTCCTGGTGATCGTCTACACGGTGGCCGCCACGGGTGCCCGCTGGGCCTCCCGGCTGGCGCTGACGATCGGCCTGTGCGCGGCTCCCGTCGCGCAGCTGCGCTGGCCGAACGAGCACTCAGGTGCGCTCGGCAATGTCGCCATCATGATCTTCCAGGCCGTGCCGTTCGCCCTGGCCTGGGTGCTCGGCGACTCGATCCGGACCCGGCGCGCCTACTTCGCGCAGCTGGAGGAGCGCAACGCGCGCCTGGAGAAGGAGCGCGAGGCGCAGGCGAAGGTCGCCGTCGCCGCCGAGCGCGCCCGGATCGCCCGCGAACTGCACGATGTCGTCGCCCACAACGTGTCCGTCATGGTCGTCCAGGCCGACGGCGCCGCCTATGTCCTCGACGCCGCGCCCGACCAGGCCAAGAAGGCACTGGAGACCATCTCCTCCACCGGCCGCCAGGCCCTCGCCGAGATGCGGCGCCTGCTGGGCGTGCTGCGCACCGGAGAGCACCAGGAGGGCGGTGAGTACGTCCCGCAGCCCGACGTCGAGCAGATCGAGGACCTCGTCGAGCAGTGCCGCGGCTCCGGCCTCCCCGTCGACTTCAAGATCGAGGGCACCCCGCGCCCGCTGCCCAGCGGCGTCGAGCTCACGGCGTACCGCATCGTGCAGGAGGCGCTCACCAACACGCGCAAGCACGGCGGCCCGAACGCGGGCGCGAGCGTGCGCCTGGTCTACTTCGACGACGGCCTCGGCCTGCTCGTCGAGGACGACGGCAAGGGCGCTCCGCACGAGCTGTACGAGGAGGGCGGCGCCGACGGCGCGGGCCACGGACTGATCGGCATGCGCGAGCGTGTCGGCATGGTCGGCGGCACCCTGGACGCGGGCCCC
- a CDS encoding SAM-dependent methyltransferase codes for MTDDTTAGPTGDWSGWRAAAEAALYGPEGFYRRPEGPAGHFRTSVHASPLFAEAVARLLCRIDEALGRPARLDFVDMAAGRGELATGVLAALPADLAARTRAYAVEIADHPEGLDQRIEWLTGPPKNITGLLFANEWLDNVPVEIAETDSSGVPRQVLVRRDGRERLGEPVAGAEAEWLDRWWPLPPEEGLRAEIGLPRDEAWASAVAAVERGLAVAVDYTHTATSRPLFGTLTGFREGRETAPVPDGSCDLTAHVALDACALPGGRVLTQRDALRALGLAGARPPLTLASTRPAEYVRALTRAGEAAELTAVGGLGDFGWLLQPVGLSAGLPDAPLDGPPADLLVDVPDHEEQ; via the coding sequence GTGACCGATGACACGACGGCCGGGCCGACGGGCGACTGGAGCGGCTGGCGGGCCGCCGCCGAGGCCGCCCTCTACGGCCCTGAGGGCTTCTACCGCAGGCCGGAGGGCCCGGCCGGGCACTTCCGTACGTCCGTGCACGCCTCGCCGTTGTTCGCCGAGGCCGTGGCCCGGCTGCTGTGCCGCATCGACGAGGCACTCGGGCGGCCCGCACGGCTCGACTTCGTCGACATGGCCGCGGGCCGGGGTGAGTTGGCCACCGGCGTCCTCGCCGCCCTGCCCGCCGACCTGGCCGCCCGCACGCGCGCGTACGCCGTCGAGATCGCCGACCACCCCGAGGGCCTCGATCAGCGGATCGAGTGGCTGACCGGGCCCCCGAAGAACATCACCGGGCTGCTGTTCGCCAACGAATGGCTGGACAACGTACCCGTGGAGATCGCCGAGACGGACTCATCGGGCGTCCCACGCCAGGTGCTCGTGCGGCGGGACGGTCGCGAGCGTCTCGGGGAACCGGTCGCAGGGGCGGAGGCCGAGTGGCTGGACCGGTGGTGGCCGCTGCCGCCCGAGGAGGGGCTGCGGGCCGAGATCGGCCTGCCCCGGGACGAGGCGTGGGCGTCGGCGGTCGCCGCGGTGGAGCGGGGGCTCGCGGTCGCCGTCGACTACACGCACACGGCAACCTCACGCCCCCTGTTCGGGACCCTCACCGGATTCCGCGAAGGGCGCGAGACGGCACCCGTACCGGACGGGTCGTGCGACCTCACGGCCCATGTGGCGCTGGACGCGTGCGCGCTCCCCGGAGGGCGCGTGCTGACCCAACGCGACGCGCTGCGCGCCCTGGGCCTCGCGGGTGCACGCCCCCCGCTCACGCTCGCGTCCACGCGGCCCGCGGAATACGTCCGCGCCCTCACGCGTGCCGGAGAGGCCGCCGAACTCACCGCGGTGGGCGGCCTCGGAGACTTCGGCTGGCTGCTCCAGCCCGTGGGCCTGTCCGCAGGACTTCCGGACGCACCCCTCGACGGGCCGCCCGCCGACCTACTTGTCGATGTCCCCGACCACGAAGAACAGTGA
- a CDS encoding NADH-quinone oxidoreductase subunit D, translated as MTPTTETTVGIGGAAESTDMVLNIGPQHPSTHGVLRLRLVLDGERIMSAEPVIGYMHRGAEKLFEARDYRQIIMLANRHDWLSAFSNELGVVLAVERMLGMEVPTRAVWTRTLLAELNRVLNHLMFLGSYPLELGGITPVFYAFREREVLQNVMEEVSGGRMHYMFNRVGGLKEDLPAGWSTRARAAVSAVRSRMDRFDDLVLGNEIFRGRTRDVGVLAPRAVHAYGVSGPIARASGVDFDLRRDEPYLGYGELQDTLKVVTREEGDCLARFEVLLEQTHNALDLADACLDRLAELPPGPINQRLPKVLKAPEGHTYAWTENPLGINGYYLVSKGEKTPYRLKLRSASYNNIQALVELLPGTLVADMVAILGSLFFVVGDIDK; from the coding sequence ATGACTCCTACGACGGAGACCACGGTCGGCATCGGCGGCGCCGCGGAGAGCACCGACATGGTGCTCAACATCGGGCCGCAGCACCCGTCCACCCATGGTGTGCTGCGCCTGAGGCTCGTCCTGGACGGCGAGCGCATCATGAGCGCGGAGCCGGTGATCGGCTATATGCACCGCGGTGCGGAGAAGCTCTTCGAGGCGCGCGACTACCGCCAGATCATCATGCTCGCCAACCGCCACGACTGGCTGTCGGCCTTCTCCAACGAGCTGGGCGTGGTCCTCGCCGTGGAGCGGATGCTCGGCATGGAGGTCCCCACGCGCGCGGTGTGGACGCGCACGCTGCTCGCCGAGCTCAACCGGGTGCTGAACCACCTGATGTTCCTGGGCTCGTATCCGCTGGAGCTCGGCGGCATCACCCCGGTCTTCTACGCGTTCCGGGAGCGGGAGGTCCTCCAGAACGTCATGGAGGAGGTCTCCGGCGGCCGGATGCACTACATGTTCAACCGCGTCGGCGGCCTCAAGGAGGACCTGCCGGCCGGCTGGTCCACGCGCGCGCGTGCCGCCGTCTCCGCCGTGCGCTCGCGCATGGACCGCTTCGACGACCTGGTCCTCGGCAACGAGATCTTCCGGGGCCGCACCCGGGACGTGGGCGTCCTCGCGCCCCGGGCCGTCCACGCGTACGGCGTCAGCGGGCCCATCGCGCGTGCGTCGGGCGTCGACTTCGACCTGCGCCGCGACGAGCCGTACCTCGGCTACGGAGAGCTCCAGGACACGCTGAAGGTGGTCACGCGCGAGGAGGGCGACTGCCTCGCCCGCTTCGAGGTCCTCCTGGAGCAGACCCACAACGCCCTCGACCTCGCCGACGCCTGCCTGGACCGGCTCGCCGAGCTGCCGCCCGGACCGATCAACCAGCGGCTCCCCAAGGTCCTGAAGGCGCCCGAGGGGCACACGTACGCGTGGACCGAGAACCCGCTCGGCATCAACGGCTACTACCTCGTCAGCAAGGGCGAGAAGACCCCGTACCGGCTGAAGCTGCGCTCGGCCTCGTACAACAACATCCAGGCCCTCGTCGAGCTGTTGCCGGGCACGCTGGTCGCGGACATGGTGGCGATCCTGGGATCACTGTTCTTCGTGGTCGGGGACATCGACAAGTAG
- a CDS encoding PH domain-containing protein: METGSGTNTEVAGDEPVWTGLPPGLLRMRRLLLVLWLGLLALALGLLLGLLCGPAWAAFALLPLALIGWGWVMIGRNWRSWRYAERADDLLISRGVLWREETVVPYGRMQLVEVTSGPVERHFGLASVQLHTAAAATDATIPGLDPAEAERLRDRLTELGEARSAGL; this comes from the coding sequence ATGGAGACGGGGAGCGGGACGAACACTGAGGTCGCCGGCGACGAACCGGTGTGGACCGGGCTGCCGCCGGGGCTGCTGCGGATGCGACGGTTGTTGCTGGTGCTGTGGCTGGGACTGCTCGCCCTGGCCCTGGGGCTGCTGCTCGGGCTGCTGTGCGGGCCGGCGTGGGCGGCCTTCGCGCTGCTGCCGCTCGCCCTCATCGGCTGGGGCTGGGTGATGATCGGCCGCAACTGGCGCTCCTGGCGCTACGCCGAGCGCGCCGACGACCTGCTGATCAGCCGGGGCGTGCTGTGGCGCGAGGAGACCGTCGTGCCGTACGGCCGCATGCAGCTGGTCGAGGTCACCTCCGGGCCCGTGGAACGCCACTTCGGGCTGGCCAGCGTCCAGCTGCACACGGCGGCCGCGGCGACCGACGCGACCATCCCCGGCCTCGACCCGGCCGAGGCGGAGCGGCTGCGCGACCGGCTCACCGAACTCGGCGAGGCCCGATCGGCGGGCCTGTGA
- a CDS encoding PH domain-containing protein: protein MTTPGVDDAVQDKPEKEPVTERRLHPITPLRRAWAPVAVVIGWAVHDPDQTQRQLTRLTTTTLLIALAVIVPAAALYGFLTWWFTHFAVTDTELRIRTGLLFRRTAHIRLERIQAIDVTQPLLARVAGVAKLRLDVVGTDKKDELAFLGEREARALRAELLARAAGFAPETAHEVGEAPARELLHTPPRDLALSLVLTGATWGSLVAALVVPPLLWMATHSVWTVLATALPLLGAAGASSVGRFVTEYDWTVGESPDGLRIDHGLLDRTHETVPPGRVQTVRIVEPLLWRRRGWVRVELDVAGSSNSVLVPVAPREVAEAVVARVLPGVTVPPLSALSRPPRRAGRCVPVWWRGYGLAVTDSVFAARQGLLRRSLALVPHAKVQSVRLAQGPWKRLWRVADVHVDTGANKTVTARLRDAQEAAELLKSQAERSRTGRKGARPDRWMV from the coding sequence GTGACCACGCCGGGCGTCGACGACGCCGTACAGGACAAGCCGGAGAAGGAACCCGTCACCGAGCGGCGGTTGCATCCCATAACACCCCTCAGGCGGGCGTGGGCGCCGGTCGCCGTCGTCATCGGGTGGGCCGTGCACGACCCCGACCAGACGCAGCGCCAGCTGACCCGGCTGACGACCACCACGCTGCTGATCGCCCTCGCCGTCATCGTCCCGGCCGCCGCCCTGTACGGCTTTCTCACCTGGTGGTTCACCCACTTCGCGGTGACCGACACGGAACTGCGCATCCGGACCGGGCTGTTGTTCCGGCGTACCGCGCACATCCGGCTCGAGCGGATCCAGGCGATCGACGTCACCCAGCCCCTCCTCGCGCGCGTGGCGGGCGTCGCGAAGCTCAGGCTCGATGTCGTGGGCACCGACAAGAAGGACGAACTGGCCTTCCTCGGGGAGCGCGAGGCGCGGGCCCTGCGCGCGGAACTCCTCGCGCGCGCCGCCGGGTTCGCTCCCGAGACCGCGCACGAGGTGGGCGAGGCACCGGCCCGCGAGCTGCTGCACACGCCCCCGCGCGATCTCGCGCTCTCCCTCGTGCTGACGGGCGCCACCTGGGGCAGTCTGGTCGCCGCCCTCGTCGTACCGCCGCTGCTGTGGATGGCCACCCACAGCGTCTGGACGGTCCTCGCGACCGCCCTGCCGCTGCTCGGCGCGGCGGGCGCGAGCAGCGTGGGGCGGTTCGTCACCGAGTACGACTGGACGGTCGGCGAGTCCCCGGACGGGCTGCGCATCGACCACGGGCTCCTGGACCGCACCCACGAGACGGTGCCGCCGGGGCGGGTGCAGACCGTACGGATCGTGGAGCCGCTGCTGTGGCGGCGGCGCGGCTGGGTCCGGGTCGAGCTGGACGTGGCCGGTTCGTCCAACTCCGTGCTGGTGCCGGTCGCTCCCCGCGAGGTCGCCGAGGCGGTCGTCGCGCGCGTGCTGCCGGGCGTGACCGTGCCGCCGCTGTCGGCGCTGTCGCGGCCCCCGCGGCGGGCCGGGCGGTGCGTGCCCGTGTGGTGGCGCGGCTACGGACTCGCCGTCACCGACTCGGTGTTCGCGGCGCGGCAGGGGCTGCTGCGAAGGAGCCTGGCGCTCGTCCCGCACGCGAAGGTCCAGAGCGTACGACTCGCGCAGGGGCCCTGGAAGCGGCTGTGGCGGGTCGCCGACGTCCATGTGGACACGGGGGCGAACAAGACCGTCACGGCCCGCCTGAGGGACGCCCAGGAGGCCGCGGAGCTGCTCAAGTCGCAGGCCGAGAGGTCGCGGACGGGACGGAAAGGGGCACGGCCCGACCGCTGGATGGTCTGA
- a CDS encoding alpha/beta hydrolase, producing the protein MGLTSNNTLVLTVLVAVALFAGTVWLWPRLARRGWRPVSGRIGLLFATQLSLFVSLGLAANHAYGFYASWADLFGRETDQGVVVDHTPGNRSRGPLKVTEIGNVPGRGGFRPSSVGQVQKVDIVGPTSHIASPAYVYLPPEYFQERYRARTFPAAVVLTGYPGTARALVDKLHYPRTALELTKDGRMRPMILVMLRPTVAPPRDTECADVPDGPQTESFFAKDLPEAVTAHYRVGREPGSWGIIGDSTGGYCALKLAMHHPKTYAAGAGLSPYYNAPVDPTTGDLFQGDKGLRDRANLWWCLKHLPAPDTSLLVSSSKVGETNYKDTLKFIERVKATETTRISSIILESGGHNFNTWRREIPATLQWVSERLSDR; encoded by the coding sequence ATGGGTCTCACGAGCAACAACACGCTGGTGCTGACGGTGCTGGTCGCCGTGGCGCTGTTCGCCGGCACGGTGTGGCTCTGGCCGCGTCTGGCGCGGCGTGGCTGGCGGCCCGTCAGCGGCCGCATCGGGCTGCTGTTCGCGACGCAGCTCTCGCTCTTCGTGTCGCTGGGACTCGCCGCCAACCACGCCTACGGGTTCTACGCCTCCTGGGCCGACCTGTTCGGCCGGGAGACCGACCAGGGCGTGGTGGTCGACCACACCCCGGGCAACCGTTCGCGCGGGCCGCTGAAGGTGACCGAGATCGGGAACGTGCCCGGCAGGGGAGGCTTTCGGCCGTCATCGGTCGGGCAGGTTCAGAAGGTCGACATCGTCGGCCCCACGTCACACATCGCCAGCCCCGCGTACGTCTATCTGCCGCCGGAGTATTTCCAGGAGCGCTATCGCGCGCGTACCTTCCCCGCGGCCGTCGTGCTCACCGGTTATCCGGGCACCGCGCGAGCGCTGGTGGACAAACTCCACTATCCGCGCACCGCTCTGGAACTGACCAAGGACGGCCGTATGCGGCCGATGATCCTCGTGATGCTGCGGCCGACGGTGGCACCGCCGCGGGACACCGAGTGCGCGGACGTTCCGGATGGTCCGCAGACCGAGTCGTTCTTCGCGAAGGACCTGCCGGAAGCGGTGACGGCGCACTACCGGGTGGGCAGGGAACCGGGGAGTTGGGGGATCATCGGCGACTCCACGGGCGGCTACTGCGCGCTGAAGCTCGCCATGCACCACCCCAAGACGTACGCCGCGGGGGCGGGCCTCTCCCCGTACTACAACGCTCCCGTCGACCCCACCACGGGCGATCTCTTCCAGGGCGACAAGGGGCTGCGCGACCGCGCGAACCTCTGGTGGTGCCTCAAACACCTGCCCGCGCCCGACACCTCACTGCTCGTCAGCAGCAGCAAGGTGGGCGAGACGAACTACAAGGACACGCTGAAGTTCATAGAGCGGGTGAAGGCGACGGAAACGACGCGGATCTCGTCGATCATCCTGGAAAGCGGCGGCCACAACTTCAACACCTGGCGACGGGAGATCCCGGCGACCTTGCAGTGGGTCAGCGAGCGGCTGAGTGATCGATGA
- a CDS encoding phosphatidylglycerol lysyltransferase domain-containing protein — MSGGVPIRSTRLRRALHGPRPEAVPVLVARACALVGLLDIAAGVFPRFRHSRMHTMAEVLPGALGPFAAALSLSTGVLLLLLAHGLRRRKRRAWRAAVALLPAGALAQFTYRHSLVGAAISLALLAPLLRHRDQFRALPDPRSRWRALANFVLMGAGSVALGLIIVSAHPNRMVGNPSLADRITHVLYGLFGFEGPVDYQGDTSWTVGASLGALGLLTAITTIYLAFRPEHPAAQLTEEDESRLRALLAKHGGRDSLGHFALRRDKAVVFSPSGKAAVTYRVVSGVMLASGDPIGDVEAWPGAIERFMDEAQAHSWTPAVMGCSETGGEVWTRETGLDALELGDEAVVDVADFSLAGRAMRNVRQMVKRIERAGYETRVRRVRDLGETELERIRQAAEDWRGTDTERGFSMALGRIGDLADGDCLIATAHKADGRPGPYGDLKAILHFVPWGTDGVSLDLMRRDRSADPGMNELLIVAALQAAPKLDITRVSLNFAMFRAALARGEKIGAGPVLRAWRGLLVFLSRWFQIESLYKFNAKFQPRWEPRFVVYRASGDLPRIGFAAMQAEGFVNLALPLPRFLRRRSHTARACAHAVAERDVRAA, encoded by the coding sequence ATGTCGGGCGGGGTTCCGATCCGATCAACACGGCTGCGGCGTGCACTGCACGGACCGCGCCCCGAGGCCGTCCCCGTCCTCGTCGCCAGAGCCTGCGCTCTCGTAGGCCTTCTGGACATCGCCGCCGGCGTCTTTCCGCGCTTCCGGCACAGTCGTATGCACACCATGGCCGAGGTACTGCCCGGCGCGCTCGGCCCGTTCGCGGCCGCGCTCTCGCTCAGCACCGGTGTGCTGTTGCTGCTGCTCGCCCACGGACTCAGGCGCCGCAAGCGCCGGGCCTGGCGGGCGGCCGTGGCACTGCTGCCGGCGGGCGCGCTGGCGCAGTTCACGTACCGTCACTCACTCGTCGGGGCGGCCATCTCGCTCGCCCTGCTCGCGCCGCTGCTGCGCCACCGCGACCAGTTCAGGGCGTTGCCCGACCCGCGCAGCCGCTGGCGCGCGCTCGCCAACTTCGTGCTCATGGGCGCCGGTTCCGTCGCGCTCGGGCTGATCATCGTCAGCGCCCACCCGAACCGCATGGTCGGAAACCCGAGCCTGGCCGATCGCATCACGCACGTCCTGTACGGCCTCTTCGGCTTCGAGGGCCCCGTCGACTACCAGGGCGACACCTCCTGGACCGTCGGCGCCTCCCTGGGCGCCCTGGGCCTGCTCACGGCGATCACCACGATCTATCTCGCCTTCCGCCCCGAGCACCCGGCCGCCCAGCTCACGGAAGAGGACGAGAGCCGCCTGCGAGCCCTGCTGGCCAAGCACGGCGGCCGTGACTCCCTCGGTCACTTCGCGCTGCGCCGCGACAAGGCCGTCGTCTTCTCCCCCAGCGGCAAGGCGGCCGTGACCTACCGCGTCGTCTCCGGCGTGATGCTCGCCAGCGGCGACCCGATCGGCGACGTCGAGGCCTGGCCGGGCGCGATCGAGCGCTTCATGGACGAGGCCCAGGCGCACTCCTGGACACCCGCCGTCATGGGCTGTTCGGAGACCGGCGGCGAGGTGTGGACCCGCGAGACCGGCCTGGACGCCCTCGAACTGGGCGACGAGGCGGTGGTGGACGTCGCGGATTTCTCGCTCGCCGGCCGCGCGATGCGCAATGTGCGCCAGATGGTCAAGCGCATCGAGCGGGCCGGTTACGAGACCCGGGTGCGGCGCGTCCGTGACCTCGGGGAGACCGAGCTGGAGCGGATCCGGCAGGCCGCCGAGGACTGGCGCGGCACCGACACCGAGCGTGGCTTCTCCATGGCCCTGGGTCGCATCGGCGATCTGGCCGACGGCGACTGCCTCATCGCCACCGCCCACAAGGCGGACGGCCGGCCCGGTCCCTACGGCGATCTGAAGGCGATCCTGCACTTCGTACCGTGGGGCACGGACGGCGTCTCCCTGGACCTGATGCGGCGGGACCGCTCGGCGGACCCCGGCATGAACGAACTGCTGATCGTGGCGGCCCTCCAGGCGGCCCCGAAACTCGACATCACGCGCGTGTCCCTCAACTTCGCGATGTTCCGCGCGGCGCTGGCACGCGGCGAGAAGATCGGCGCGGGTCCCGTGCTGCGCGCCTGGCGGGGTCTGCTGGTCTTCCTGTCCCGCTGGTTCCAGATCGAATCCCTGTACAAGTTCAACGCCAAGTTCCAGCCCCGCTGGGAACCCCGTTTCGTCGTCTACCGGGCTTCCGGCGACCTCCCGCGCATCGGCTTCGCCGCCATGCAGGCGGAGGGCTTCGTCAACCTGGCCCTGCCGTTGCCGCGCTTCCTGCGCCGCCGCTCGCACACCGCACGCGCGTGTGCCCACGCGGTCGCGGAGCGGGACGTCAGAGCGGCCTGA
- the folP gene encoding dihydropteroate synthase, which yields MSKQSGRGRVAGLPEWDRCAVMGVVNVTPDSFSDGGRWFDTTAAVKHGLALVEEGADLVDVGGESTRPGATRVDEDEELRRVIPVVRGLASEGVTVSVDTMRASVAEQALAAGAALVNDVSGGLADPAMIPVVADAGAPFVVMHWRGFLEGGNVKGVYADVVAEVVDELHTRVDAVLAGGIPADRVVVDPGLGFSKDAEHDLVLLSHLDRLLCLGHPVLVAASRKRFLGRVLAGPEGAPPPARERDAATAAVSALAAHAGAWAVRVHEVRATADAVRVARAVEGAR from the coding sequence ATGAGCAAGCAGAGCGGACGCGGGCGCGTCGCCGGGCTTCCGGAATGGGACCGCTGCGCGGTCATGGGGGTCGTGAACGTCACCCCCGACTCCTTCTCCGACGGCGGCCGCTGGTTCGACACCACGGCCGCCGTCAAGCACGGCCTCGCCCTCGTCGAGGAGGGCGCCGACCTCGTCGACGTCGGCGGCGAGTCCACCCGCCCCGGAGCCACCCGGGTCGATGAGGACGAGGAGCTCCGGCGCGTCATCCCCGTCGTCCGCGGCCTCGCCTCCGAAGGCGTCACCGTCTCGGTCGACACCATGCGCGCCTCCGTCGCCGAACAGGCCCTCGCCGCCGGCGCGGCCCTCGTCAACGACGTCAGCGGCGGTCTCGCCGACCCCGCGATGATCCCGGTCGTCGCCGACGCGGGCGCCCCCTTCGTCGTCATGCACTGGCGCGGCTTCCTGGAGGGCGGCAACGTCAAGGGCGTCTACGCCGACGTCGTCGCCGAGGTCGTCGACGAGCTCCACACGCGTGTGGACGCCGTCCTCGCGGGCGGCATCCCTGCCGACCGTGTCGTCGTCGACCCGGGCCTCGGCTTCTCCAAGGACGCCGAGCACGACCTGGTCCTCCTCTCCCACCTCGACCGCCTCCTCTGCCTCGGCCACCCCGTCCTCGTCGCCGCCTCCCGCAAGCGGTTCCTCGGCCGTGTCCTCGCCGGTCCGGAAGGCGCCCCGCCGCCCGCGCGGGAGCGCGACGCCGCCACGGCCGCCGTCTCCGCCCTCGCGGCGCACGCCGGCGCGTGGGCGGTGCGCGTGCACGAGGTGCGCGCGACGGCGGACGCGGTACGGGTCGCCCGCGCCGTGGAAGGAGCCCGGTGA
- a CDS encoding nuclear transport factor 2 family protein, with translation MSAPHTDVEQVEAANTAFYEALEHGDFEELSSFWLTPADLGVDEEYHDPADVGVVSCVHPGWPVLTGRGEVLRSYALIMANTDYIQFFLTDVHVSVTGDTALVTCTENILSGGPAPEGGEELGPLVGQLVVATNVFRRTPEGWKMWSHHASPVLAENDEDEDGEAPS, from the coding sequence GTGAGCGCCCCCCACACCGACGTGGAACAGGTGGAAGCCGCCAACACCGCCTTCTACGAGGCGCTGGAGCACGGTGACTTCGAGGAGCTGTCCTCGTTCTGGCTCACCCCTGCCGACCTGGGTGTCGACGAGGAGTACCACGACCCGGCCGACGTCGGCGTGGTCTCCTGTGTGCACCCCGGCTGGCCCGTGCTGACCGGCCGCGGCGAGGTCCTCAGGTCGTACGCGCTGATCATGGCGAACACGGACTACATCCAGTTCTTCCTCACGGACGTGCACGTCTCCGTGACGGGCGACACCGCCCTGGTGACATGCACCGAGAACATCCTCAGCGGCGGCCCGGCACCCGAGGGCGGCGAGGAGCTCGGACCACTCGTCGGCCAGCTGGTGGTCGCCACGAACGTGTTCCGCCGCACCCCCGAGGGCTGGAAGATGTGGTCCCACCACGCCTCTCCGGTGCTGGCCGAGAACGACGAGGACGAGGACGGGGAAGCCCCTTCCTGA
- the folB gene encoding dihydroneopterin aldolase yields the protein MDRVALRGLKARGHHGVFPKEREEGQTFIVDIVLGLDTRPAAADDDLTKTVHYGIVAEEVVAVVEGEPVNLIETLAERIAQACLKHEGVEEVEVRVHKPDAPITVPFDDVTVTITRSRV from the coding sequence GTGGATCGTGTCGCGCTGCGCGGCCTGAAGGCCCGCGGGCACCACGGTGTGTTCCCCAAGGAGCGCGAGGAGGGCCAGACCTTCATCGTGGACATCGTCCTGGGACTGGACACCCGGCCGGCCGCCGCCGACGACGACCTGACGAAGACCGTGCACTACGGCATCGTGGCGGAGGAGGTCGTGGCCGTCGTCGAGGGCGAACCCGTCAACCTCATCGAAACGCTCGCCGAGCGCATCGCCCAGGCCTGTCTGAAGCACGAAGGGGTAGAGGAGGTCGAGGTCAGGGTCCACAAACCCGACGCACCGATCACCGTGCCCTTCGACGACGTGACCGTCACCATCACCCGGAGCCGAGTATGA
- the folK gene encoding 2-amino-4-hydroxy-6-hydroxymethyldihydropteridine diphosphokinase produces MTASFAAGHSDPTVQPVPASVVQQVDAADTTLHNPKRAVLSLGSNLGNRLETLQGAIDALEDTPGVRIKAVSPVYETQPWGVAADSQPSYFNAVVVLKTTLPPSSLLERAHAVEEAFNRVRDERWGPRTLDVDIVAYAEVVSDDPVLTLPHPRAHERAFVLVPWHDVEPEAQLPGRGPVAELLDTVTRNGVEPRKDLELQLPE; encoded by the coding sequence ATGACCGCGTCCTTCGCCGCGGGTCACAGCGACCCGACCGTACAGCCGGTGCCCGCCTCCGTCGTGCAGCAGGTGGACGCCGCCGACACCACCCTCCACAACCCGAAGCGGGCCGTGCTCTCCCTCGGTTCCAACCTCGGCAACCGCCTGGAGACCCTCCAGGGGGCCATCGACGCCCTGGAGGACACGCCCGGGGTCCGCATCAAGGCCGTCTCCCCCGTCTACGAGACGCAGCCGTGGGGCGTGGCGGCCGACAGCCAGCCGTCGTACTTCAACGCGGTCGTCGTGCTGAAGACCACGCTCCCCCCGTCCTCCCTGCTGGAGCGGGCGCACGCGGTCGAGGAGGCCTTCAACCGGGTGCGGGACGAGCGCTGGGGCCCGCGCACCCTCGACGTCGACATCGTCGCGTACGCCGAGGTGGTCTCCGACGATCCGGTCCTCACCCTGCCTCACCCCCGCGCCCATGAGCGCGCGTTCGTGCTCGTCCCCTGGCACGACGTGGAACCCGAGGCCCAGTTGCCCGGCCGCGGCCCGGTCGCCGAACTCCTCGACACCGTCACGCGAAACGGCGTGGAACCCCGCAAGGACCTGGAACTCCAGCTGCCCGAATAG